One segment of Leptospirillum ferrooxidans C2-3 DNA contains the following:
- the guaA gene encoding glutamine-hydrolyzing GMP synthase, whose product MNNLSIPRPVVILDFGSQLTQNIARRVRELGIYSEIHPFSTSIDQVKEKAPLAIILSGGPSSVFEQDAPSINPDLFKLGIPVLGICYGMQIMAKTLGGKVVPADIREYGVTGFYREKTISPLWTVFPDGDPVLMSHGDSIIDLPPGFSGAGHTKTTPYAAMENPKAKLFGVQFHPEVTQTRSGIKFIQTFLKDIAGIEPNWSLTGYIDRKVEEIRNSVKKDSLICALSGGIDSTVTALLCHRAVGKQFTAVYVDNGLMRAGETQSIVRDLQSLKLPLVVSHSSELFLKRLAGVKDPERKRKIIGRTFIHVFQKEAKQLGMPKYLAQGTLYPDVIESVSSKGSSSVIKSHHNVGGLPKRMPFSLVEPLRELFKDEVRIIGKELGLPDHFVHRQPFPGPGLAIRILGSITTDRIRMVREADRIVREELDGTDTGQSLWQYFAVLLPVHSVGVMGDQRTYENAIAVRTVTSVDGMTADIGEIPHNVLIRISHRIISEVRGINRVVHDISPKPPSTIEWE is encoded by the coding sequence TTGAATAATCTCTCAATACCCCGGCCTGTAGTTATCTTGGACTTTGGATCCCAACTGACTCAAAATATTGCACGAAGAGTCAGGGAATTAGGAATCTATTCCGAAATCCATCCCTTTTCGACATCCATTGACCAAGTCAAAGAAAAAGCCCCTCTTGCCATTATTCTTTCAGGCGGTCCATCCTCTGTTTTTGAACAGGACGCACCTTCCATAAACCCGGATCTGTTCAAGCTTGGGATCCCTGTTCTTGGCATCTGTTATGGGATGCAGATCATGGCCAAGACTCTTGGTGGCAAGGTTGTTCCTGCCGATATTAGGGAATACGGAGTGACAGGTTTTTACCGTGAAAAAACCATTTCTCCCTTATGGACGGTATTTCCTGATGGAGATCCGGTCCTGATGAGCCATGGTGACAGTATTATTGACCTTCCCCCAGGTTTTTCCGGGGCAGGACATACAAAGACAACTCCTTATGCCGCCATGGAGAATCCCAAAGCAAAATTATTTGGAGTTCAGTTTCATCCTGAAGTGACACAAACAAGAAGTGGCATCAAATTTATTCAGACATTTCTGAAGGATATCGCTGGAATAGAGCCCAACTGGTCACTTACCGGTTATATCGATCGAAAAGTTGAAGAAATCCGAAATTCGGTGAAAAAGGATTCTCTCATCTGTGCCCTTTCAGGCGGAATTGATTCAACGGTAACAGCCCTTCTTTGCCATAGGGCGGTAGGAAAGCAATTCACCGCGGTTTACGTTGACAATGGGCTCATGCGAGCAGGAGAAACACAATCCATTGTCAGGGATCTACAATCCTTGAAACTCCCTTTGGTGGTTTCCCACAGCTCCGAGTTATTTCTAAAACGACTCGCTGGGGTGAAGGATCCTGAACGCAAAAGAAAAATCATTGGTCGAACCTTTATTCATGTTTTCCAAAAAGAAGCCAAGCAGTTGGGAATGCCGAAATATCTCGCTCAAGGTACGCTCTATCCTGATGTCATCGAAAGTGTATCCAGTAAGGGCTCGTCCAGCGTAATCAAAAGTCACCATAACGTGGGAGGTCTTCCCAAAAGAATGCCTTTTTCTCTCGTTGAGCCCCTAAGAGAGCTTTTTAAGGATGAAGTACGCATCATCGGTAAAGAGTTGGGATTACCAGACCATTTTGTTCATCGACAACCTTTCCCTGGTCCGGGGCTTGCCATCCGGATCCTTGGATCCATCACCACGGATCGCATCCGAATGGTTCGCGAAGCCGACCGTATCGTCCGTGAAGAACTTGATGGTACAGACACCGGGCAATCTCTTTGGCAATATTTTGCAGTTCTTCTTCCTGTTCACTCTGTTGGAGTCATGGGCGATCAAAGAACTTATGAGAATGCGATTGCCGTGCGGACAGTCACAAGTGTCGACGGCATGACAGCCGATATTGGAGAAATTCCCCATAATGTCCTCATCCGGATTTCCCATCGGATCATTTCAGAGGTCAGGGGAATTAACCGAGTCGTTCACGATATATCCCCCAAACCTCCCAGCACGATTGAATGGGAATAG
- the guaB gene encoding IMP dehydrogenase, translated as MLQEPVPTGLTFDDVILVPQYSEYMPGDVDTTVTIVPGITLNLPVLSAAMDTVTEARMAIALAREGGMGIIHRAMSAEDQAHEVDKVKKSESGMITDPITIGPDQTVGEAFGIMSTFRISGIPVIKNRKLVGIVTNRDLRFETGSTKKISEVMTSKNLVTVPVGTTLDSAKELFQHHHIEKLPVVDEDGHLQGLITIKDIEKKIKYPNSAKDSKGRLVVGAAVGVGASAVERAALLVKAQVDILVIDTAHGHSKAVVEMIREIRKNHPDLPIMAGNIATGEAAETLIKAGANVLKVGVGPGSICTTRIVAGAGVPQLTAISNVSKIAKKHKVPIIADGGIKYSGDITKALAAGATAVMLGSLFAGTEESPGETVLFQGRSYKTYRGMGSIGAMERGGADRYGQAGAKKLVPEGIEGRVPHKGKLADMVYQLAGGLRSGMGYCGCKTIPELQEKAYFIRISSSGLRESHVHDVIVTKEAPNYRREWDES; from the coding sequence ATGCTTCAAGAACCCGTCCCGACTGGTCTAACCTTCGATGATGTTATTCTCGTCCCACAATATTCAGAGTATATGCCAGGCGACGTTGATACAACGGTTACAATCGTACCTGGGATCACTCTTAACCTGCCCGTCTTGTCAGCTGCGATGGACACGGTGACCGAAGCCCGAATGGCTATAGCCCTTGCACGCGAAGGCGGAATGGGGATCATTCATCGGGCAATGTCCGCTGAAGACCAAGCCCATGAAGTAGATAAAGTCAAAAAGTCTGAATCCGGCATGATCACCGATCCCATCACGATTGGCCCTGACCAAACCGTCGGGGAAGCCTTCGGGATCATGAGCACTTTTAGAATATCCGGCATCCCTGTGATCAAAAACAGGAAGCTTGTTGGCATTGTCACCAATCGGGACCTGAGATTTGAAACCGGCTCTACCAAAAAGATTTCTGAGGTCATGACCAGCAAGAACCTTGTCACAGTCCCGGTCGGAACAACTCTCGATTCGGCAAAAGAACTTTTCCAGCATCATCACATTGAAAAGCTTCCCGTTGTCGATGAAGATGGTCACCTTCAGGGATTGATCACCATCAAGGACATTGAGAAAAAGATCAAATACCCCAATTCTGCAAAAGACTCAAAAGGTCGATTGGTCGTCGGTGCAGCCGTGGGAGTCGGAGCATCGGCAGTAGAACGAGCAGCCCTTCTGGTAAAAGCACAAGTTGACATTCTGGTCATCGATACCGCACATGGCCATTCGAAAGCTGTTGTTGAAATGATCCGTGAAATTCGTAAAAATCATCCTGATCTTCCAATCATGGCCGGCAACATCGCTACTGGAGAAGCAGCTGAAACATTGATTAAAGCTGGCGCTAATGTTCTTAAGGTCGGAGTTGGTCCGGGATCCATTTGCACAACACGAATTGTTGCCGGAGCAGGCGTTCCACAGCTAACAGCCATCTCCAATGTCAGCAAAATTGCAAAAAAACATAAAGTCCCCATTATTGCCGACGGTGGTATCAAATACTCCGGTGATATCACAAAAGCCCTTGCGGCAGGAGCAACTGCCGTCATGCTTGGCTCCCTTTTTGCGGGAACAGAAGAGTCTCCTGGCGAAACGGTTCTCTTTCAGGGCAGATCGTATAAAACCTATCGTGGAATGGGCTCCATCGGTGCGATGGAACGGGGAGGAGCCGATAGATACGGGCAGGCCGGAGCAAAGAAACTTGTCCCAGAAGGTATCGAGGGACGGGTGCCTCATAAGGGGAAGCTCGCCGATATGGTCTACCAGCTAGCAGGTGGCCTCAGATCCGGTATGGGTTATTGCGGTTGCAAAACGATTCCGGAACTTCAGGAAAAAGCCTATTTCATCAGAATCTCCTCCTCCGGTCTAAGGGAGAGTCACGTTCACGATGTTATCGTTACCAAAGAAGCCCCCAACTACCGCCGGGAATGGGACGAAAGCTGA
- a CDS encoding DUF815 domain-containing protein translates to MLYPIHHPRTILAEQLVGMENASKQLFQNLLGIRTGLNPLPTLIEGFRGTGKTSLALAAWQKLNTPPFPIHSAPCHLVQIAREGIHDIVPLIDVLSETTAPSIILIDDLYFREGDPLLHTFRGILDGGIMEFPSHVALIVTSNHRHLLEERHSLREDAIRSSEIIDETMALSDRFGLTISTWEPDMKVYMQIVLYKLVEEGAIGSIPADWEKEFSLFENLEWVVGRSDHKTPLSEIFMMAKKFALERGSRSGRTATLFAKMVRRGLIENWKEPQ, encoded by the coding sequence GTGCTATATCCGATCCACCACCCAAGAACCATTTTGGCAGAACAACTTGTTGGAATGGAAAATGCTTCCAAGCAGTTGTTCCAGAACCTTTTGGGGATAAGGACCGGTCTCAACCCTCTTCCAACACTGATTGAAGGCTTCAGGGGCACAGGAAAAACTTCCCTCGCCCTTGCCGCATGGCAGAAGCTGAACACCCCCCCTTTTCCTATCCATAGCGCCCCTTGTCATCTTGTCCAGATAGCAAGGGAGGGTATCCATGATATTGTTCCTCTGATTGATGTGCTTTCAGAAACAACGGCTCCTTCGATTATTTTGATCGATGATCTTTACTTCAGAGAAGGAGATCCTCTCCTTCATACTTTCCGGGGAATCCTTGACGGAGGCATCATGGAATTCCCCTCCCATGTCGCACTCATTGTGACATCCAATCACCGCCATCTGCTCGAGGAAAGGCACTCTCTCCGGGAGGATGCGATACGATCATCCGAAATCATCGATGAAACAATGGCATTGTCTGACCGATTCGGATTGACCATATCCACATGGGAACCGGATATGAAGGTCTATATGCAGATTGTTCTCTATAAGTTGGTTGAAGAAGGAGCAATAGGATCTATCCCTGCCGACTGGGAAAAAGAGTTTTCCCTATTTGAAAATCTAGAATGGGTTGTCGGCCGCTCAGATCATAAAACCCCTCTGTCAGAGATATTCATGATGGCCAAAAAATTTGCTCTTGAGAGAGGATCCAGATCTGGAAGAACAGCAACCCTGTTTGCAAAGATGGTCCGGAGGGGTTTGATTGAAAACTGGAAAGAGCCTCAGTAA
- a CDS encoding LON peptidase substrate-binding domain-containing protein, protein MNMTVPLFPLPNVVLFPKTLRPLHIFEPRYRAMIAEAISGEGLIGMMFLKDGWENQYDQNPPMESIGCLGRIIQHNQLPDGRYYITLLGISSFELISEIPSEPFRTGMIETREELSEEILSPLLFERLSNVVDEMVETLDLTRELSWIKESNLDHESLVHHWSAFLPFTPTEKQFLLESPSIRIEAGRLYDLLLFRKFELLEDTSSIEPGSGTCDPLL, encoded by the coding sequence ATGAATATGACTGTTCCTCTCTTTCCCTTGCCTAATGTTGTCCTTTTTCCAAAAACGCTCAGACCGCTCCATATTTTTGAGCCTCGCTATCGCGCCATGATTGCCGAGGCCATCTCCGGCGAAGGGCTAATAGGGATGATGTTCTTAAAAGATGGCTGGGAAAACCAATACGATCAGAATCCACCAATGGAATCGATTGGGTGTCTGGGAAGGATCATTCAACACAATCAGCTTCCTGATGGCCGCTATTATATTACCCTTCTGGGAATATCCTCTTTTGAACTCATCTCAGAAATTCCCTCAGAGCCATTTCGAACAGGAATGATTGAGACGAGAGAAGAGCTTTCTGAGGAAATACTCTCTCCACTCCTTTTTGAACGACTCTCCAATGTCGTTGATGAAATGGTCGAGACACTTGATTTGACAAGAGAGTTATCTTGGATCAAGGAATCCAATCTCGACCATGAATCACTCGTCCATCATTGGTCTGCGTTCCTTCCTTTTACGCCAACGGAAAAACAGTTCCTGCTGGAATCTCCCTCTATCCGGATTGAGGCAGGCCGCCTGTACGATCTCCTCCTGTTTCGGAAATTTGAACTGCTTGAAGACACATCTTCGATCGAACCAGGGAGCGGAACATGCGATCCGTTACTCTAG
- a CDS encoding GNAT family N-acetyltransferase, whose translation MEYAIRSADISDVDTLASFWVRLMEEEAPPLSEAGPTGFSDCKKSLLNMLPVKDRVHGEILEYKGTPVGFVLGYTYERPYGSPRFAGQILHWYVLPEHRGHGEGRRLLRVLMDWMAERKVQILEVMAKDDPGRNIAWASMGFSVTLKMHGKKL comes from the coding sequence TTGGAATATGCCATTAGATCGGCAGATATCTCGGATGTCGACACTCTCGCTTCCTTTTGGGTCCGGCTCATGGAAGAGGAGGCTCCCCCATTGTCCGAGGCTGGTCCGACTGGTTTTTCTGACTGTAAAAAATCCCTTTTGAACATGTTGCCGGTCAAAGATCGTGTTCATGGTGAGATTCTGGAGTATAAGGGAACCCCCGTAGGATTCGTTCTCGGATATACGTATGAGAGGCCATACGGTTCCCCCCGTTTTGCTGGACAGATCTTGCACTGGTATGTGCTTCCGGAGCATCGCGGACACGGAGAAGGCAGAAGACTTCTCCGTGTCCTGATGGATTGGATGGCTGAACGGAAGGTCCAGATTCTTGAGGTCATGGCAAAAGATGATCCAGGGAGAAATATTGCCTGGGCATCAATGGGCTTTTCCGTGACGCTAAAAATGCATGGAAAAAAACTTTGA